Genomic segment of Streptomyces sp. NBC_01210:
CGTGATGGGCTGCCACTCGGCGAGCCGGCCGCTCGCGGTGACCAACATGTCGTCGACGGTCGGGTTGGGCCGGTCGACCCCGAATTCCTGGAAATACTTCCTGGCCCTGTAGTCGTACGTGCCGACGTCCTTGAGGGTCGTCTCGTCGCCGTCGGACTCCCTGACGATCAGGTCGACCGCGAATAGGCCGGTGATCTCGAGCTTGACGTCCTTCTTGGTGATCCAGTCGCCCGTCTTCCGGTCGCCCGATGCGAGCTCGAAGTCATGGACCCATTCGACGGCCACGTTCTCGCCCGGCTTGTGGACGACGGCGCTGATACCGGTCACGTCGCTGTCGGTCTTCAGGTCGTCGACGAAGAGGCGGCCGAACTGCTTGTCGTGGCCGGAGACTTTGAGGGCGGTCGGCCCCGCAGCGGCGACGGCGGTGGCGGGCACCGCGAGTACACCCAGTACCACAGAGGTGGACAGGGCAAAGGAAATGCTGCGCTTCACGTGTGCGTCCCCCCGGACGATTCGAGGGGCGCGTGGGAGAGAGAAACAACAAAGTGGTCAATGAGACGCGCCCCGAGCCTCCCATGGTAATCGGGCCCGGGGCGTTTCGGACCATTGGATCTGTCAGTCCGTCAGGAATGACACCAGCGCGTTGGCCAGCAGATACGGGTCCTCCGCACCGCACAGCTCACGCGCACTGTGCATCGACAGGATCGCGACGCCGATGTCGACGGTCCGGATGCCGTGGCGGGCGGCGGTGATCGGGCCGATGGTCGTGCCGCACGGCATCGCGTTGTTCGACACGAACGTCTGCCACGGCACGCCCGCCTTCTCGCAGGCCGCGGCGAACACGGCCCGGCCGCTGCCGTCGGTGGCGTACCGCTGGTTCACATTGACCTTGAGGATCGGGCCGCCGTTGACGCGCGGGTGGTGCGTCGGGTCGTGGCGCTCCGCGTAGTTGGGGTGGACGGCGTGGCCGGTGTCGGAGGACAGACACACCGTGCCCGCGAAGGCGCGCGCCTTGTCCTCGTACGTACCGCCGCGCGCGAACACCGAACGCTCCAGAACATTGCCGAGCAGCGGGCCGTCGGCGCCGCTGTCGGCCTGGGAGCCGTTCTCCTCGTGGTCGAAGGCGGCGAGTACCGGGATGTACGGAAGCTCCGGCGACGCGGAGACCGCTGCGAGCGCTGCCGTACAGGCGTGCACGGACAGCAGGTTGTCCATCCGCGGTCCGGCGACCAGCTCGCGGTCGCGGCCCAGATAGGCGGGCGCCTCCAGGGCGTTTGTCATCAGGTCCCAGCCGGTGACCTCGCCGGCCGCGAGCCCGAGCTCCTCCTCCAGGAAGGAGATCAGATCGCCCTCGTCGGTGACGTCGCCCAGGCCCCAGATGGGCTGCATGTGCCGCTGCTTGTCGAGTTGCAGACCCTTCTCGTGGATCGAGCGGTCCATGTGGATGGCCAGCTGCGGTACGCGCAGGAGGGGCCGGTCGATGTTGACCAGCCGCGTCGTGCCGTCGCGCAGGGAGAGCCGGCCGGCCAGGCCCAGATCACGGTCGAGCCAGGAGTTCAGCAGCGGGCCGCCGTAGATCTCGACGGCGACCTGACGCCAGCCGTGCGCGCCCATGTCGGGCTGCGGCTTGACACGCAGATTCGGGGAG
This window contains:
- a CDS encoding M18 family aminopeptidase, which gives rise to MSSSTPSRFDRGHTDDLMSFLAAGPTPYHAVAAAAERLEKAGFRQVLETDAWDGTSGGKYVLRGGAIVAWYVPEGTTPHTPFRIVGAHTDSPNLRVKPQPDMGAHGWRQVAVEIYGGPLLNSWLDRDLGLAGRLSLRDGTTRLVNIDRPLLRVPQLAIHMDRSIHEKGLQLDKQRHMQPIWGLGDVTDEGDLISFLEEELGLAAGEVTGWDLMTNALEAPAYLGRDRELVAGPRMDNLLSVHACTAALAAVSASPELPYIPVLAAFDHEENGSQADSGADGPLLGNVLERSVFARGGTYEDKARAFAGTVCLSSDTGHAVHPNYAERHDPTHHPRVNGGPILKVNVNQRYATDGSGRAVFAAACEKAGVPWQTFVSNNAMPCGTTIGPITAARHGIRTVDIGVAILSMHSARELCGAEDPYLLANALVSFLTD